A single region of the Variovorax paradoxus genome encodes:
- a CDS encoding NADP-dependent oxidoreductase: MSSSLTNHQVRLAKRPEGAATRENWKFTTEPVGEPAEGGVLVKTLSLSLDPAMRGWLNDAKSYIAPVAIDEVMRAGGVGRVVASRNPQFAVGDAVYGTLGVQEYILIPQDQIKRNGLVKIDLNVGTIGQWLNVLGMPGMTGYFGLMDVGQPKPGETVVVSGAAGAVGQTVGQLAKIKGCRVVGIAGGAAKCDWVVNELGFDACIDYKAGAGAVREGLKTHCPKGVDIYFDNVGGEILDTVLARLARKARVIICGAISQYNNANSMPGAGPRNYLSLLVNRARMEGIVVFDYADRFHIAVAELAGYLKDGRMKSKEDIVKGLDTFPESLNKLFAGENFGKLVLQVAED; encoded by the coding sequence ATGAGCAGCTCACTTACCAACCACCAGGTTCGCCTTGCCAAGCGCCCGGAAGGCGCGGCCACGCGCGAGAACTGGAAGTTCACCACCGAACCCGTCGGTGAGCCGGCCGAAGGCGGCGTGCTGGTCAAGACGCTGTCGCTGTCGCTCGACCCGGCCATGCGCGGCTGGCTCAACGACGCCAAGAGCTACATCGCACCCGTGGCCATCGACGAAGTGATGCGCGCCGGGGGCGTCGGCCGCGTCGTCGCTTCGAGGAACCCGCAGTTTGCTGTGGGCGATGCGGTCTACGGCACGCTCGGCGTGCAGGAATACATCCTCATTCCGCAAGATCAGATCAAGCGCAACGGCCTTGTGAAGATCGACCTGAATGTCGGCACCATCGGCCAGTGGCTCAACGTGCTCGGCATGCCGGGCATGACCGGCTACTTCGGCCTCATGGACGTGGGCCAGCCCAAGCCGGGCGAAACCGTGGTGGTCTCCGGCGCGGCCGGCGCCGTGGGGCAGACGGTGGGCCAGTTGGCCAAGATCAAGGGTTGCCGCGTGGTCGGCATTGCCGGCGGTGCCGCCAAGTGCGACTGGGTGGTGAACGAGCTGGGCTTCGACGCCTGCATCGACTACAAGGCCGGCGCCGGCGCGGTGCGCGAAGGCCTCAAGACGCATTGCCCGAAGGGCGTCGACATCTATTTCGACAATGTGGGCGGAGAAATCCTCGATACGGTGCTGGCGCGGCTCGCGCGCAAGGCCCGCGTGATCATCTGCGGCGCCATCAGCCAGTACAACAACGCCAACAGCATGCCGGGCGCCGGTCCCAGGAACTACCTGAGCCTCCTGGTGAACCGCGCTCGCATGGAAGGCATTGTGGTGTTCGACTATGCCGACCGGTTCCACATTGCCGTGGCGGAACTCGCCGGCTATCTGAAGGACGGCCGCATGAAGAGCAAGGAAGACATCGTGAAGGGGCTCGACACCTTCCCCGAGTCGCTCAACAAGCTGTTTGCCGGGGAGAACTTCGGCAAGCTGGTGCTGCAGGTGGCTGAGGACTGA
- a CDS encoding DMT family transporter — protein sequence MSPTLLALAAIALWATLASLGTALSHLPPFLLTGLALIIGSIPSWPLVLRDRAAWRVPPRTLALGIYGLFGFHFLLFIALRHAPPVEANLVNYLWPLFMVVLAPVLLPGMSLRPLHVVAALLGFAGAAIAILGAREGATSTSGAAGQYWGFLPALGSAFIWASYSLWTKRVAAFPTSAIGLFGLVSGVLSLACHALLEAPVVLTAKDWLLVALCGLGPLGAAFFVWDMALKRGDARQIGILSYITPLGSTALLLAVTGRPLTWSIALAAGLIISAAVMGTRAR from the coding sequence ATGTCTCCCACGCTCCTCGCCCTGGCCGCCATTGCGCTATGGGCCACGCTCGCCTCGCTGGGCACTGCGCTTTCGCACCTGCCGCCCTTCCTGCTGACAGGCCTTGCGCTGATCATCGGCAGCATTCCGAGCTGGCCGCTGGTGCTGCGCGACCGCGCCGCCTGGCGCGTGCCGCCGCGCACGCTGGCGCTGGGCATCTATGGCCTGTTCGGATTTCACTTCCTGCTGTTCATCGCGTTGCGGCATGCCCCACCGGTCGAGGCCAACCTGGTGAACTACCTGTGGCCGCTCTTCATGGTGGTGCTGGCGCCGGTGCTGCTGCCAGGCATGTCGCTGCGGCCGCTGCATGTGGTGGCCGCCTTGCTGGGCTTCGCGGGTGCCGCCATCGCGATTCTGGGAGCCCGCGAAGGCGCCACTTCCACGTCGGGCGCCGCGGGGCAGTACTGGGGCTTTCTGCCCGCGCTGGGCTCGGCTTTCATCTGGGCGAGCTATTCGCTGTGGACGAAGCGCGTGGCAGCCTTTCCCACCTCGGCCATCGGCTTGTTCGGCCTGGTCTCGGGCGTGCTGTCGCTGGCCTGCCATGCGCTGCTCGAAGCCCCGGTCGTGCTCACTGCAAAGGATTGGCTGCTGGTCGCGCTGTGCGGGCTGGGCCCGCTCGGCGCGGCCTTCTTCGTCTGGGACATGGCCCTGAAGCGCGGAGATGCACGGCAGATCGGCATCCTGAGCTACATCACGCCGCTGGGCTCCACCGCACTGCTGCTGGCGGTGACGGGACGCCCGCTCACCTGGAGCATCGCGCTCGCCGCGGGGCTGATCATCTCGGCCGCCGTGATGGGCACGCGCGCGCGTTAA